The genomic window ATGCTCCACGAGCAGTTCATGGTGGATGTCATCCAGGGCGGCGCGGGAACCAGTTCCAACATGAACGCCAACGAGGTCATCGCTAACCGCGCCCTGGAGATCCTTGGCCACCCCAAGGGCGATTACTCCAAGTTGCACCCCAATGACCACGTGAACCTGAGCCAGTCCACCAACGACGTCTACCCGACGGCGGTGAACCTCGCCACGATCTTCTCCGTAAAGGAACTCCTTGAAGCCCTCGAGGAACTCGAGTTGGCCTTTGCCGAGAAGGGCCGGGAGTTCCGGACCGTCGTGAAAATGGGACGCACCCAGCTGCAGGACGCTGTTCCGATGACCTTGGGCCAGGAGTTCGGCGGCTACGCCGTGACCATTGGCGAGGACCGTGCACGCCTGGACGAGTCCCACATGCTGATCCACGAGATCAACCTCGGCGCGACAGCCATCGGCACGGGACTGAATGCCCCGGCCGGATACGCCGAAGCCGCCTGCCGCCATTTGGCAGAGATCACCGGCCTTCCCTTGCTCACTGCCGCGGACCTCATTGAGGCCACCCAGGATGTTGGCGCCTTCGTGCACCTGTCCGGCGTCCTGAAGCGCGTGGCAGTGAAGCTTTCCAAGATTTGCAACGACCTCCGCCTGCTGTCCTCCGGACCGCGTGCGGGTTTGGGCGAGATCAACCTTCCGGCCGTTCAGTCCGGTTCGTCGATCATGCCCGGAAAGATCAATCCGGTGATCCCGGAAGTGGTCAGCCAGGTGGCCTACGAAGTCATCGGCAACGATGTCACCGTCACCATGGCCGCGGAGGCGGGCCAGCTTCAGCTGAACGCCTTCGAACCGATCATTGTGCACAGCCTGCACAAGAGCATCTCCCACCTGGAAGCAGCGTGCCGCACCCTTACGGCACGCTGCGTCCGGGGCATTACCGCAAACACCGAACGGCTACGGCTTACCGTGGAGCAGTCGATCGGTCTTGTCACGGCATTGAACCCCCATATCGGTTACGCCTCCGCCACCGCTATCGCCCAGGAGGCGCTGGCAACAGGCAAGGGTGTGGCAGAACTCGTGCTGGAACATGGTCTCTTGACCGCCGCCCAGCTTGAGGAACTGCTCAGCCCTGAACGTCTGGCAAATCTGAGCAAATAGGCCGAAACTGGCCAGTAAGCCAACGGCTACAGTCAGCCGTTCCGCCCGATGAGGCATACCCCCACGAGGCGCTGTTCCGTGTGCCCGGATCCCCCGAGCCGGACACGCCAAGGACACCCCCCAACAGGACACTCCTAAGGATTCCAATGACCAACCCCATCACGGACCACACGGTCCCGGCCCAGTCGCACGCCAGCGAGAAAGCCCTCCACAAAGAGGACTCCGGCTACCACAAGGACCTCAAGCCCCGCCAGATCCAGATGATCGCGATCGGCGGCGCAATCGGTACCGGCCTGTTCCTGGGCGCCGGTGGCCGGCTGAACGCGGCCGGTCCGTCGCTCGTCATCGCCTACGCCGTCTGTGGCTTCTTCGCTTTCCTGATCCTCCGCGCACTGGGCGAACTGGTGCTGCACCGCCCCTCGTCGGGATCGTTCGTCTCCTACGCCCGTGAGTTCTACGGCGAGAAGGCTGCCTTCATTTCCGGCTGGTTCTACTGGATCAACTGGGCCACCACCACCATTGTCGATATCACCGCAGTGGCCCTGTACATGAACTTCTTCGGCAAGTACATCGCTTGGATGGGCGCCGTTCCGCAGTGGGCCTGGGCGCTCATTGCCCTGGTAGTGGTCCTCTGCCTGAACCTGGTTTCCGTGAAGGTCTTCGGCGAAATGGAGTTCTGGTTCGCTTTGATCAAGGTGGCCGCACTGGTGGCGTTCCTCCTTGTGGGCACCTACTTCGTCATCTTCGGCACCCCTGTGGAGGGCCAGGAAGTCGGCTTCAGCCTCATCTCCGATAACGGCGGCATCTTCCCGAACGGCATCCTGCCCATGATCATCCTGATGCAGGGCGTGCTCTTCGCTTACGCCTCGATCGAGCTCGTGGGTACCGCTGCCGGTGAAACCGCCAACCCGGAAAAGATCATGCCCAAGGCCATCAACTCCGTGGTCTTCCGCATCGCCGTCTTCTACGTTGGCTCGGTCATCCTGCTGGCACTGCTGCTCCCCTACACCTCTTACGAGAAGGGCGTCAGCCCGTTCGTGACGTTCTTCGGTTCCATTGGCGTGGAGGGCGTGGATGTGATCATGAACCTCGTGGTGCTGACGGCCGCGTTGTCGTCACTGAACGCCGGCCTCTACTCCACCGGCCGTATCCTCCGCTCCATGTCCGTAGCCGGTTCTGCCCCCAAGTTCGCCCAGCGCATGAACAAGGCAGGTGTCCCTTACGGTGGCATCGCCATCACCGCCGGCGTTTCCCTGCTCGGTGTTCCGCTGAACTACCTGGTCCCGTCCGACGCCTTCGAAATCGTCCTCAACGTCGCATCCGTGGGCATCATCGTCACCTGGGCCACCATCGTCCTCTGCCAGATGCAGCTGAAGCGCTGGTCGGACAAGGGCTGGGTGAAACGCCCCTCCTTCCGGTTGTTCGGTGCTCCGTACACAGGTTGGCTGTCCTTGGTCTTCCTGCTCGGCGTGCTGATTATGGTGTTCATTGAATCCCCGCTGACCATGCTGGTCACCGCCATCGCCTGCGGGCTCATGGTCTGGGGTTGGTTCCTGTGCCGCAAGCAGATCCATGAGCTTGCAGCCACCCGCGACGGCTACACCGGCAGCGCGCCGGTCATCGCCAACCGCCCGCTTCCCGGCGGCGACAAGTAACAGCCGTACCAAACAGCGCACGACGGCGGCACCGCCGGTTCCGTAGCAATCGGAACCCAGGTGCCGCCGTCGGGCGTTAACGTCCGCAACCAACTAGCAGATGACGTAGTTCCCAGCGCTCAAAACCGCCTCAACTGCGACTCAGGTGGGTGGGGTCGCGGCGAAGGCAGACATCGGATCATTCGTGACTACTATTGGTCCATGGCTGTCACAGACGAGGCGATCAGCAAGATCAAAGACATGCTGATCCGCGGAGAACTCAAAGCCGGCGATCGTCTTCCGCCGGAGAAGGAACTGAGCGAGCGGCTCGGCCTGTCGCGGAGTTCCCTGCGCGAGGCGGTGAAGGCGCTCGAACTGATCCGCGTGCTGGACGTGCGCCGCGGCGACGGCACCTACGTGACCAGCCTCGACGCGAAGCTGCTCAATGAGGCCGTGGCATTCGTGGTGGACCTGCACCAAGACCGGTCCATCCTGGAACTCTTTGAGGTCCGACGAATCCTGGAACCGGCCACGGCACATTTGGCGGCGGGAAAAATCACCCACGGCGAGCTCCTGGCCCTGCGAAGCACCATGGACGGCATCGACGAGAACACCGAAGTCGAGGAACTCGTTGCCCATGACCTGGAGTTTCACAGCATCATCACCGAAGCCGCCGGAAACGACTACCTCGGAAGCCTCCTGGAGGCCCTTTCCAGCAGCACGGTCCGGGCACGGATCTGGCGCGGGCTGACACAGGAAAAGGCCGTGGCGCATACCTTGGCCGAGCATCACGCGATTGCGGACGCCTTGGAACGGGGAGATGCTGAGCTGGTCCGGGCACTGGTGACGGTACACATCAGCGGCGTGGAGAACTGGCTGCGGCAGGCCCTCTAACCATCGGCCAAAGGCGTTGCTGCCAAGCCGTAAGTTCGAATGGCAGTCCCTTCCAGCACGGCATCCTGCTCCGCCGGGCTCAGTGAAGACACCAGCTCCAGCAGCACCTCCAGCGTCCTGCCATAAGGAGCCCCGAGGGTGCTGACTGGCCAGTCGCAGCCGATCATCAAACGCTGGGGCCCGAAAACCTCCAACGCTGATTCGAAGAGTGGGCGCAACGCATCCGCCGTGTACTCAACGCCCGGCAAATGCAGCCCGGAAAGTTTGGCCACCGAATTCGGTTCCCGCCCCAGCGCCCGGAAGTCGGCGTTCCAGGACTCCATAAGCCCAGGATCAGCCAGCGGCGGCTTCCCTAAGTGATCCAGCACGACCGTCAATTCCGGCATCTCACGGGCCAGACGAACAGCGGAACCCAGATGCCGTGGGAAGGCATCGGGGATGTCGAAGGTAAGCCCCCGCCGGGCCAGCAATGCCAGGGACTCCCGAACATTCGGAAGATCCAGGAAGTCGCTTCGGGGATCATCGTGGATCAGGTGCCGCACTCCCTTGAAAACCGGGTGGGCCGTGAAGCGGTGCAACTGCGCTGCGGCTTCGGATGGCGC from Arthrobacter sp. StoSoilB20 includes these protein-coding regions:
- the aspA gene encoding aspartate ammonia-lyase; protein product: MTTVDQAIPLRSEHDLLGDRDVPADAYWGVHTLRAIENFPITGQPLSTNKHLVRGLAAVKQAAARTNHELGLLDAEKADAIVQACQDVMDGMLHEQFMVDVIQGGAGTSSNMNANEVIANRALEILGHPKGDYSKLHPNDHVNLSQSTNDVYPTAVNLATIFSVKELLEALEELELAFAEKGREFRTVVKMGRTQLQDAVPMTLGQEFGGYAVTIGEDRARLDESHMLIHEINLGATAIGTGLNAPAGYAEAACRHLAEITGLPLLTAADLIEATQDVGAFVHLSGVLKRVAVKLSKICNDLRLLSSGPRAGLGEINLPAVQSGSSIMPGKINPVIPEVVSQVAYEVIGNDVTVTMAAEAGQLQLNAFEPIIVHSLHKSISHLEAACRTLTARCVRGITANTERLRLTVEQSIGLVTALNPHIGYASATAIAQEALATGKGVAELVLEHGLLTAAQLEELLSPERLANLSK
- a CDS encoding amino acid permease; translated protein: MTNPITDHTVPAQSHASEKALHKEDSGYHKDLKPRQIQMIAIGGAIGTGLFLGAGGRLNAAGPSLVIAYAVCGFFAFLILRALGELVLHRPSSGSFVSYAREFYGEKAAFISGWFYWINWATTTIVDITAVALYMNFFGKYIAWMGAVPQWAWALIALVVVLCLNLVSVKVFGEMEFWFALIKVAALVAFLLVGTYFVIFGTPVEGQEVGFSLISDNGGIFPNGILPMIILMQGVLFAYASIELVGTAAGETANPEKIMPKAINSVVFRIAVFYVGSVILLALLLPYTSYEKGVSPFVTFFGSIGVEGVDVIMNLVVLTAALSSLNAGLYSTGRILRSMSVAGSAPKFAQRMNKAGVPYGGIAITAGVSLLGVPLNYLVPSDAFEIVLNVASVGIIVTWATIVLCQMQLKRWSDKGWVKRPSFRLFGAPYTGWLSLVFLLGVLIMVFIESPLTMLVTAIACGLMVWGWFLCRKQIHELAATRDGYTGSAPVIANRPLPGGDK
- a CDS encoding FadR/GntR family transcriptional regulator, encoding MAVTDEAISKIKDMLIRGELKAGDRLPPEKELSERLGLSRSSLREAVKALELIRVLDVRRGDGTYVTSLDAKLLNEAVAFVVDLHQDRSILELFEVRRILEPATAHLAAGKITHGELLALRSTMDGIDENTEVEELVAHDLEFHSIITEAAGNDYLGSLLEALSSSTVRARIWRGLTQEKAVAHTLAEHHAIADALERGDAELVRALVTVHISGVENWLRQAL
- a CDS encoding amidohydrolase family protein, which codes for MIDSHLHVWTLDTFVTGGVRPYGWLGPQHGALFRSFGEDEARERLEAAGVRGAVLVQADDTVADTESMLAVASRNPWVLGVVGWIRLDAPSEAAAQLHRFTAHPVFKGVRHLIHDDPRSDFLDLPNVRESLALLARRGLTFDIPDAFPRHLGSAVRLAREMPELTVVLDHLGKPPLADPGLMESWNADFRALGREPNSVAKLSGLHLPGVEYTADALRPLFESALEVFGPQRLMIGCDWPVSTLGAPYGRTLEVLLELVSSLSPAEQDAVLEGTAIRTYGLAATPLADG